Proteins from a single region of Chromobacterium sp. ATCC 53434:
- the feoB gene encoding ferrous iron transport protein B has protein sequence MKRFALIGLPNTGKSTLFNRLTGMSQRVGNWPGLTVELISARLLLGGRMVELIDLPGVHDLTGYTDDEAVVRDVLLSMPFDGAVLVLNASQLDRQLPLALQLIASGLPCLVALNMADEARLLGISVDAEALAERLGAPVALVSAKRMEGWPRLNEELNRLAARPASAVQARLDNVPESRRAIDLARGTLDGCWRLPSVLPTLLTEKADRWLLHPWLGLPLFFAFMALLFNLTYQIGTPLQDAVGGGLDWLKDHALATMVSPLPAILQSLLLDGVWQGVATVLTFAPILFVFFVLMAMVEDSGYLARAAFLTDAMMAKLGLDGRGFVMQLMGFGCNVPAIMGTRVMRERNQRLLTMLVIPFSLCSARLQVVVFFAGILFSRSQAPWVVSGLYLMTFVAAIITAWVFKRRYRGGEAFLLEVPPYRLPGARHMLTRATGEVGAFLRLASTFILAGVVMVWLLTHIPAGDGKTLAYALGEALSPVLDPIGIRAELAVALLFGFVAKEILLGSLAVIYGVSEAGLGGALVQHLDWASAMSFLIFTLVYVPCLSTVAAMRRESKSWRFAAMSAVWSVLLAWALSFVFYQGVHLLR, from the coding sequence ATGAAGCGCTTCGCCCTGATCGGCCTGCCCAATACCGGCAAGTCCACTCTGTTCAACCGCCTGACCGGCATGTCGCAGCGGGTAGGCAACTGGCCCGGGCTGACCGTGGAGTTGATCAGCGCGCGGCTGCTGCTGGGCGGCAGGATGGTGGAACTGATCGACCTGCCCGGCGTCCACGATCTGACCGGCTATACCGACGACGAGGCGGTGGTGCGCGACGTGCTGCTGTCTATGCCCTTCGACGGCGCGGTGCTGGTGTTGAACGCCAGCCAGCTGGACCGCCAGCTGCCGCTGGCGCTGCAGCTGATCGCCAGCGGCCTGCCCTGCCTGGTGGCGCTGAACATGGCCGACGAGGCCCGCTTGCTGGGCATTTCCGTCGATGCGGAGGCGCTGGCCGAGCGGCTGGGCGCGCCGGTGGCGCTGGTGTCGGCCAAGCGGATGGAGGGCTGGCCCAGGCTGAACGAGGAATTGAACCGGCTGGCCGCGCGGCCGGCTTCGGCGGTCCAGGCGCGCTTGGACAATGTTCCGGAGTCGCGGCGGGCGATCGATCTCGCCCGCGGCACGCTGGACGGGTGCTGGCGCTTGCCGTCGGTGTTGCCGACGCTGCTGACCGAGAAAGCGGACCGCTGGCTGCTGCACCCGTGGCTGGGCCTGCCGCTGTTCTTCGCCTTCATGGCGCTGCTTTTCAATCTCACCTACCAGATCGGCACGCCGCTGCAGGATGCCGTCGGCGGCGGCCTGGACTGGCTGAAGGATCATGCGCTGGCGACCATGGTGTCCCCGCTGCCGGCCATTCTGCAGAGTCTGCTGCTCGATGGCGTGTGGCAGGGCGTGGCGACGGTGCTGACCTTCGCGCCGATATTGTTCGTGTTCTTCGTGCTGATGGCGATGGTGGAGGACAGCGGCTACCTGGCGCGCGCCGCCTTCCTGACCGATGCGATGATGGCGAAGCTGGGGCTGGACGGCCGCGGCTTCGTGATGCAGCTGATGGGTTTCGGCTGCAATGTGCCGGCCATCATGGGCACCCGGGTGATGCGCGAGCGCAATCAGCGCTTGCTGACCATGCTGGTGATTCCGTTTTCGCTATGCTCGGCGCGGCTGCAGGTGGTGGTGTTCTTCGCCGGGATCCTGTTCAGCAGAAGCCAGGCGCCGTGGGTGGTGTCCGGCCTGTACCTGATGACTTTCGTCGCCGCCATCATCACCGCCTGGGTGTTCAAGCGCCGCTACCGCGGCGGCGAGGCCTTTCTGCTGGAGGTGCCGCCGTACCGGTTGCCGGGCGCGCGCCACATGCTGACGCGGGCGACGGGGGAGGTGGGCGCCTTTTTGCGGCTGGCCTCCACCTTCATCCTGGCCGGCGTGGTGATGGTCTGGCTGCTGACCCACATTCCGGCCGGTGACGGCAAGACATTGGCCTACGCGCTGGGCGAGGCGCTGTCCCCGGTGCTGGATCCGATAGGCATACGCGCCGAGCTGGCGGTGGCGCTGCTGTTCGGCTTCGTCGCCAAGGAAATCCTGCTGGGCAGCCTGGCGGTGATCTACGGCGTGTCCGAGGCCGGTCTGGGCGGCGCGCTGGTCCAGCATCTGGACTGGGCGTCGGCGATGAGCTTCCTGATCTTCACGCTGGTGTATGTGCCCTGCCTGTCCACGGTGGCGGCGATGCGCCGGGAATCGAAGAGCTGGCGCTTCGCCGCGATGTCGGCGGTCTGGTCGGTGCTGCTGGCCTGGGCGCTGTCCTTCGTTTTCTACCAGGGCGTGCATCTGCTGCGCTGA